The nucleotide window GATGGGAGTAGGGTGTTTCCTGCTGACAACAGGAATCATTTTGCGGCGGAAaccgccaagcaaaatctgccgtgtgaacatagcctggtgCAGttacagcagtgtgggtgagatttgtaccAATCTCCGCCACACACAGCAGAAAAAATCAGTCgaaaaagttcataaattgacctacaGTACGTTTTTTTTGAAGCCGCATCATGTTAGTTTGTTTTGCAGaattgttgcttttctgttgcgggttttctccatggcATTtagggggaggtaaaacccacaactaagggcagattcacacgagcgttgcgtttttgcgcgcgcaaacaacgcggcgttttgcgagcgcaaaaaccatttgacagctgcgtgtgtctgatgcgcggctgcgtgattttcgcgcagccggcatcatagagatgaggcttgtcgacgcccgtcactgtccaaggtgctgaaagagctaaatctttcagcaccctcgacagtgaatgccgaacacaacagcgaaaaacctgtagaaaaaaaagataaagttcctacttaccgagaacttcccggccgttgccttggtgacgcgtccttggtgacgcgtccttggtgacgcgcctctcttgacatcgggccccacctccctggatgacgcggcagtccaagtgaccgctgcagcctgtgattggctgcagcctgtgcttggcctgtgattggctggagcggtcacttgaactgaagtgtcatcccgggaggtcggactgcaggaaggagacaggagtaatcggtaagttagaacttcgttttttttttacaggttcatgtattttgggatcgcaagtcactgtccatggttctgaaacagtttaactctttcagcaccatgcacagtgaatgtcttccgacgtcgcggatcggaaatttttttgccgggttcggccaaagcgagtttggccgaacccggtgaagttagcttcggttgtcggggttcactccgtttggatgcttggaaacagaaaaggacgtggtgcttttctgtttccattcatccttttgacagctgttgcgcaaacacgcagttcgcacggaagagcttccgtgcgacctgcctggttttcacgcacccattgacttcaatgggtgcgtgatgcgtgaaatacgcaaagttattgaacctgtcgcgtattttgcgcagcgaacaaacgctgcgcaaaatacacggactgtgtgtactgccccatagacttctatagggcattgcgtgccgcgcgaaaaccacgcggtctacacgctgccaaatcacgctcgtgtgaatccccccaaaGAGTCATGTGTTGCGAGAGTTGCAGCAGTaacgctgcgattccgctgcaaaaatcgcaattgaaaaaaaaaaaaaggtatttttaatttgaaatgaataaaaataacgtatacttacccccagccgtagtcTTAGTGGTGCGATCGTGTctgtgtagtccggcctcctgggatgactctctATCCCATgcggctgctgcagccaatcaaaggctgcagcggtcacatggactacagcgtcatcccaggaggacgggcTTCAGAAGAGAGATGCATCGCTGTGACCATGgtcgggtaagtataaactttttttcttttattgctgCAGGATTTCCTCAGCGGACAtgccgccccaaaaaaaaaaacgcacctcggtttggtacggtttttcgggcgtaattgcCTGTGGGCTacctgggcggatacgctgtgaggttttacacagcgtatccgcctatgtgttcctacccttaaacaTAAGATGGTTCTGCTGACAGTTATTTTCTCCGACCCCCACCGTGCACATCACTGTTCCTTTcatttgaggggttccatctttccatctgaggtttccgtcgggttaacctctcaacggaaaggcaaaccgaAACCtttagcttctgtttccctcaccattgaactccatggtgacagaaacctagctaatggtttccgttcgtcaccattcaggccggtttccggttttccgactgcgctattgattccgttggaaaaaccggaaacctgccggaatggtgacgaacggaaaccattagcgatgtttccgtcaccgttACTATCAATGGTgaatgaaacggaagctgtggtttcactttcctttgcggggttcacccgacggaaccccggaacggaaagcgaacggtgatgtgaacaggccctcacaATTTATTATCCACGCCCACCGAATGTGGATTTGGTTTTCGGCTGCCTCGACGTGTGTCCTCACCCTTATATGCAAGATAAAGAGATCATCAAAACAGGTGATCCCAACCCAATTAGTTTTATTAACCCTATTGATGATCAGGaggggctgataacagagaacagtaGCTATTGTTGAACTGCACAATAATGGCGATACGATTAACTCTCGCCGTAGTGTCCCTTAACCTCCGACGTAAAAAAaacgacagtttttcacgtccgtggtgCACCTGTGCTGCACCCGTTCGGGAAGCGTTAGAgtcctatttttttcatggacccttcacgCACTccgtgaaatacatgagtccgtgtgacggccggcaCTACATATACGCTCATGGAATGAGCCCTTCGTGTCTGCCAGGCCCATATTAAAGTGATATACACCTTTTTTGTTGGCCTGTGTGGGATTTGTTCCCAGCCTGATGTCGGTGGGAATGTCACACACGCTCTAGAATGGAGCCCGCTTCACAATCAGGTGACAAGTGTGTCCCTCCCTGACCGGGAACTTCTGCCCCTGGCCTgcagcttcctccagctcctctttgATGCCGGGGAGAATGTCAGACAGAAGGTATAAAGCCTCTATTACTGTTATTAGGAGGGGTATGTGAAGAGGAAGCTCTGCGCATCTTTCCCACGCTTTGAAGATTGCACCACACACGAGTATTAAAGGGAAAGtatgagactggtagtgatggcgGCCCGTTCCAATAACCCGTATAGGACGTTTCCCAAAAAATCACAGTCACCTTAAGtctagggctacacggcgacttcggCTGCGAAACTGGTCGTGCGGCCATAGATCCCTGCGTGCATCACACGTAATTAAAGTCAATATGGCCGCGTTGCAAATCGCAGGTTGCTGTGACTGCGACTCGATAGTCACAACAAATCCAAACCTGATAGATTCCTGTGGGTCGCAACACGGCCGTATTCACTTTATAAGCACTCGGGCTCACAGCGATTTTTCACCACGTGACGTTTGTCGCAGTTAAAGTCGCTGTGTAGGCTAGGGCAACACGGCGACTTGTGGCAGCGCGACATAATATCCCAATGTCACGCAACTAATAGTGAATGCGGTCGCATTGCGGCCTGCAAGTTACCGCAACAGAAAAGTCGTCAGAAATCCAAACCTGGATTTCAGCACGACCACATTCACAATCCTTAGTTGCGATTTCTGCAGCGCGACATTGCGCTCTTATGTCATGCGGCCACAAGTCGACTGTGCAGGCCTGATTCATCAAAACTGTCGAACACAAGAACTGGCCttggttgcccatagcaaccaatcagagcgcaGCTTTCATTTCAAAAACTGCTGTGGAAAAATTAAAGccgctctgtgattggttgctatgggcaacagggACAGGAAAGCtggtaatggcggccatattggttgtaccCAGTTGGATATAATTAAGAAATGTttggtgtgttgttttttttttcttctttacatcTACATGTCTAGTTTGAGGGAGAGGTCTGGGTAAGGGTTTGGTCGGTGTGGGGGAACAGTAGTCCTCTGTCTGGTCACACATTGCCCCTGACATATTGCAGGTATGTCTACGtctgttactgtccctttaatcTCCGGCTTCCTGTTGACACCTCGGCTTCCTCTCCTGGCCTTTGATATGCGCAGGGTATCACCTGGCTGTGACTGCCACACTTGTCGCCCTGCGCGGGCACACTCCTAGGTGCTCTCTTCTTTGATGTTTATTGTGTGTTTAGCAGCACACTTCTCCATTGttcctgctcccacacagtcggcCATACACGATACATAGGGGCCACATGTACCTGACAAATACCAGCCCATGCATATACGGGAGAGCGTGCTAATCTATATATGAACAGTCAATTTTGTGGGGGAAATCAAAATCCTTATAGAAGTTGTTGCCGCCGGTCGAATGAAGTGCTGCAGAGCTACGGTACTCGATCCCTACTGTCCATACATGCGCCATCACTCTCCATCAAAATGAATGGACCCTCGGAATGACGGAGACCCCACATTATTAGGATGGGCCTAATAACACAAATATTTTATCGTTTCATAAAAATGTGAAGTGTGTCCGATTTCCATGGGTCAGAATATATATTTTGTGGCCATTTAGTAATCCGTAAGAGGAGGATTGtagttatagggggtgcagaggtttgCAGTCTTAGGGGTcgaaaaggcccctctgccacattaaatgacaccagtattataaatggcacatcgtTATAGTTCTTGCATTGAGGCCCAGGAGcttctagctatgcccctgtcttGTGGTCCCTCTACAATACGGACAGGGACCAGTTGTGTATTATATGTGGATATGTTCCTAGTCCTTCTTTAATGTCTCTCTTCTCTTTTCTAGATCCCTGATGAGTTTGACAATGGTGAGTATTTTCTATTATCTCTGTATATCCAGTGGGCTTAAATGCACATTTTTAGTACGCCCCTCTGGACAAACCCTCTCCATATATAGCCTATGGAGGTAATAGATGAAGAATTACTACACGAGGTGAAAGATGCTGCCTGGTGATTGCTCCATCAGCATGGGGAACCAGAAAATGTCTACTCCGCAGCCATTTCCCTTGTCATATCTGTTTATAATGGGTTTGGGTGGTGGATCAGCAGGGCACAGGGAGACCTACTATGTGAACATGAATTTTCCAGAATGGACAACCCCTGatagatggatatatatatatattagtgctaaCCTAACAAAGAACTATATATGAGCTGCATCTTGTAGTCACGCACTTGAATGCTGCAATACCATTTACATGTAGTTATTTGCTGGGTCCGCACTATATATATCATACAGGGGTTGTCCATTCTGGATAATTCATGTTCACGTAGTAAGTCCCCCTGTGCATAGTTGATCTAAGGGAATCTACCACCCAAACCCCTAAAAACCAGATATCACAAGggaatagacaagagtggcgctgtttctgacagaaagcagccatgctttctaatcccagacaactcccgtaaaggatatgtacacctttttgaagactttgtttttttttgtaactattAGAGTGTTTTTTGCAACTTTGTAAACTGTTTTTACTCTTTCAGATACAACTTGTATGTATCCTGGAgccatagaagctgtatcctgtatccctgaGGACTGAAGGCTTTGGTGACAGCCGGTCctccatgtctctgacacgcaggatccacctgttatcgatcacatctaagttataaacagagacacgcaggacccgccgtcaccgaagccgtcagaccTGCTgagctgacggattcaggtttcagggcaggacgcagcttctatgtatccaggatctaaagccgctgtatctcaaaaagttacaatttatttttgaatAAAAACAGATTACAGAGTCGCACAAGACACTAAAatactgttttagtaaaaaaaaaaaaaacatgtcttcaaaggtttacatggccTATAACAAGTCTCTATCCCTCTCCCAGATACCCCAGTTCTACAGCAAATGAGGAGAACGTACAAATACTTCAAGGACTATCGGCAGGTGAGTTTACCTCTTGCTGTATCTACCCTTCCTGCCCTCCTGTGTCGATTTACCCACTATGCCACTCTTTTCTCCATATCGTATCGTAGATGATCATAGAGCCCACGAGTCCCAAATTGCTGCCAGATCCATTGAAAGAGCCGTATTACCAGCCGCCTTACACGCTGGTCCTGGAGCTGAAGAATGTCCTGCTGCACCCGGAGTGGTCGGTAAGTCTTCTCCATCAGACGGTGTCCATTCCCTTCATCGGTGCTCATTATCTGTCGTCCTCCTTCTGATTTTGTACTTTGCTCTCAGTTAGAAACCGGATGGAGGTTCAAGAAGCGAGCCGGCATCGACAACCTGTTCCAGCAGCTGGCACCTCTGTACGAAATAGTAATATTTACCTCTGAAACTGGCATGGTAGGTGTGAGGTGTCTTGTGCCGTCTCGGTCTGTGCTTCCTTTTCTCAGCCGCCCCTCGCCGGTTGCTCCTTGCCATTCTGCAGCCACTGCATGGGAAATATAGTATATAACGTGGCGGCAAAACAAATGAACGGtcgtccatgtaatacattgaTGGGCCGGGTCTCACAGAGCAAGAGCCGCTTTTACATAGCCGCTCTCTGGTTCATCGAGGAGGGATCCCAAAGTGGGGACCCCGTATGatgaccatatccacaaatagagcatatggaaaggggttgtcgtcCTCTTTAATGTATTGTCGCGAGACAAACTTGAACACGAGGGCGTTATTTGGGCCAGTGTTTTCATACTTTGGCTCGCATTTCTGAATTTTCTAGATCGCTATGCTTTGGTGCTCTGACATGCATGTAAGTGAGGGCTGTGCCCCTTCTTTGTAACAATCTGGGTGTTACAGCGCCCAGGCCGCCCCCACCCGCTACTAACGCTAtccgcaggaaaaatgggcacatATGTTATTCAGTACGCTGCAACTAAAAACGTGATTTGATCTGCAGACTGCATTCCCCCTCATCGACAGCTTAGACCCTCACGGTTTTGTATCGTACCGGCTTTTCCGAGACGCCACGCGATACTCCGACGGACACCACGTTAAGGTAAGGCTAATTGATCAATGTTATTGATGGGCTGTTCGCCAGTCATCCACAGCGTGTACATCTGTCATTCATCTCTACATTGCAGCCCGGAAAACTGGTAGTCTATCGGACATCATTTATTTAGGCTAGGACCAGGacttaaaggagaactccacttTCACGTTACTTATTCACAACATTGCACAGTGTGAATGTACATAACTTGTTGACTATCCTCGCATGCACTTCACTTATCTTGTATCTTATCATGAGGTTTTATTCTCCGTTTACATAAAATGATCGATTAATCGTTCTTCTGGTTACCAGAGCGAGAGCagggcattgtgggagctcaggttAGTATTGCACCCATAGAGAGATGAGCTGCAGGGTGCAAATAAATCACATACAGATTCCAAGAAGGAATCTGCAGAACGTTCACTTTGGGTGTGACTGGAGAAGAAAACATAAACTAAGAAGACCATTTACAAAGTTATTTGTatagattttaaaggggttttcctggaaACTGCtaggataggccgtcaatgtGTGATAGTTGGGGGGGGGGTATGATCCCctcaagacccccaccaatcgaccGCTGGATCGCTGCGACCCCTTCACTGTTGTACCAGACACTTCTGTCCATGCAGCTTTGTCTGGTAATTCAGCTCGCCCCATTCTGGCTAAGCAGACCAACCATGTcaattctggaaaaccccttgaacTGTAATATGTTGTTTAAAAGGAGAGTTTCCCTTTAATGCTGCCACACTCATGAGCTTCTCTACGTGTCCCAGCGGtgaagcagagctgtgtgtgttcttTGCTGACCTGTTCTGTATTGTTTCCGTACACAGGACATCTCGTGTCTGAACAGGGACCCCTCGTGTGTGGTAATTGTAGATTGTAACAGAGAAGCGTTTAAGCTGCAGCCGTACAACGGCCTGGCCCTGAAGTCATGGGATGGAAATTCTGAAGACCGGGCGCTCTACGACCTCACTGCCTTCCTGAAGAGTGAGTGTGTCCTGCCTGCTTAACCTTCCTATAAAGTGATGAcgcagagaataaaaagtgacggTCTCTATGGAGGAAGAGATTCTATGGAATTAATCAAATGTATATAGCGCTAACATATCCCTCAGCGCAGTACAcagattacacacacacacaatacggcCAATTTCATACTTGACCTCTTTTGGTTTGGAGTGCGGGTCAGGGGAGACCATGTAAGCTCCCATGTTGTCTCTGATCAGAAGGAACCCAGGACCCACAAATTTATACAGATTAAccctaaaaaaaaagctaatctgGAGGGAATGGGGCCTCACTGTTGGGGGGCTGAAGAGTTCTTtatattaaaagggtttttcgAACCCCTAAAAAATGTTTATgggtcaaaatgtaaaaaaaaaatctactttttgaATTTGGCATAAAATAAGCTTTTGAATGCAGCCCTCCCAAGGGAGACGGGTTTGTTTGACACCCAAGTTTTGGTATTTGATGGGAATGACAGTTGTGTGGATGACTACAAACCTCATCATTTCTGAATCCTATTTCTTGCCTTCTCGTCTCTTGGTACCCTCTGCAGCCATTGCAACGAGTGGTGTAAGTGATGTCCGCACAGTCCTGGAGAATTACTCCCTGGAGGAAGATCCCTTAGACGCATTCAAACGTCGACAGACCCAGCTGGAGCAGGTACCGTCATCTTCTATATAGACAGTAAAGTATATTGAGGTAATCCCCAGCGATTGTCTGATACAGAACGACCTCTGCCATGTTAGAGAATTGCAGATCCAACCATTGAGGTGTAGTACAGAATCTCTGATACTGCTCCAAATTGGTTCAATCCGAGGAAATCCAGCTCTCGGCAGCAGCTATGACCTATCTGGTCCACCCGACAACCTGCCATCCTGGTCATGGTGGCATCAGACACCATCAGTTATTGAATATCAGATGCCCCCTAGCCTTTCTCTGCTCATCGTCCAGTTAATCATGGCTACTGGGGTTGGGAGTTGTAATGTGACTCGATGGAAAGACGCCCACTGACAGCCTGTTCCAGTTAGCACACCTGTggctgtcggggggggggggggcacctgtGGCTGTCGGGGGGTGGTGGGGCACCTGTGGCTGTCGGGGGGTGGTGGGGCACCTGTGGCTGTCGGGGGGTGGTGGGGCACCTGTGGCTGTCGGGGGGTGGTGGGGCACCTGTGGCTGTCGTGGGGTGGTGGGGCACCTGTGGCTGTCGGGGGGTCGTGGGGCATCTGTGGCTAGCAGGGAGTTGTGGGGTCTTCAGTGCAGTGACAGATCAGCGTATACCCTGTATTAAAGCTTTACATTATATTTTATATCCCCTTTTCGTGTAACAATAATTCTTTCCCTTCCTTCCCTGTCAGGAGGAGCAGCAGAGATTAGAAGAACTCTCCCAGCTCAGTAAAAGACAGTCTATGTCATTAGGTTCTATTGCCGGACGGTTCTGGCCTCGCTCTAAACAGCAGTGACCTCATCAGCAATTCCTATTGGCTATGAAAACCGAAGACTGAGAAGTATGAGCTGGCCCCGCCatccctgtgtatatatagaggggacATAGTCGTCTTTCCATTGGACATGTGTTTGCATCGTGTGAATATATGAATAAACCTTTTTGTAGACTTATTCTgccacattcattattttacagtAATCCGATCAGAATTCTATGTCCATCCCTCTATCCGTggattgtacacagcgctgacgcCAGCTTTATGTCTACTACCTGTTGGCATCAAAGGGCAAAATGGAAATGAAGAAACTGCCAGTGCCAGGAGCCCATTGTAGAGATGGGTCATTCGGCCGTGATTATTATACTGTAAACatttttaggccacacccctttttgcattcCACACCATTTAATTCATATCTAGCCCCtgggcctgctgtatactactgtatataatataccccgcgGCACTTCTCccgcacattataatgcccccatatagctgCAATAGTGTCTAATGAAACACATACtcgcctaaccccgttccaacgacgagtggTGGAGATCCCTCTACTCCTCTggtctgtgtggctcggcgcaTACTTTCTGGTTCCGCTGCACTTCTGGCATATACcagcgtttcaggcatcctatagGTCCACGGCGTCCTTAATGCCCACGTGCCATGGCGAGCGGACATTGCCCGCCACAGTTGTATATACACGGGTGATGGGGATTCTATACAGGTATGATGTcggtccctgtatataacccccatcattcctgtatattggCGTTTTCATTCCTGTCTATAACACCCATCATGCctctatacagggatgatggggatattATACACGGACCCCTATCAGACCTGTATATTACCCTCATCATTCGTGTATATATCATTGGGATGGGCATTGAGGCTAAGCAagaaatggggcgggcattgactCCATGGACCAATAAGCTGCCTAAAAAGCCGTTACATGGCAGAAGTGCAGTGGACTTATTACATTCGTGCTGAGCCGCTCGCAATTCCGCACAGACCGGCGTGAGGCAGTGacatcattgcgcctgtctgccatGAGCCACCAACGTTATACGGTGTAGTAGAGCAGGGAACTGACGTTTCCCTGCTCTACTATAGGATTCAatgctgaggacgcagatacacttaaaaacgtaaaaaaagaaatgtgcaAGATGACCTCCGTTATCTGCGCTAAATTTCGGTTTTGTTTTTTCCGATTAATAGCCCAGCCCTAGGGGGTCCACTTATCCCCACTGCAGTCGTGGTTGCCTAAAGGACGACCATGGTAATACATGGTGGCACGGAGTCATCCAGGGTTGTACTGTCCAGTGGCTCTGCTATGGCAAATAGAAAAGGGGTCCCACGAGGGCCGGTCCTATGCTGTCCTCACTGCAGCCGCAGATCAtgtagccataacattaaaaccacctgctcaATGTGTTGGTTTTACTTGTGCCGCCGAAACAGCTCTGATCCGTCGcgacatggactccacaagacctcggaaggttcctgtggtatctggcaccaagatgtccGTAGCAGATCCTTgaagtcctgtaaattgtgaggtgcggcctgtcagtggttttaaggcCACACGTAGTAGCCGCGATGCGTATTGAACGGCTGCACAATTTTGCGTGTAAGACTTGCTAGTTAACTACGAGACCGTGCGGCTATTAAACCTCGCCAATTTGCGGTAGAACTGCATGCCGGTGGGTTTTTACTCCTCGTCCTGGGCGACATATATATGTGACTGCGTCCCAAATGCTCAATCCTTTAATGACCCATATAGATCACTTGGTAAATAGGTTTTAAGATTCCACTTGGGGAAACAAAGCCGGTTAATGCCCCAATACAActatgaggccttattcacacgaacgtgtgcgttttgcgcgcgcaataaaCGCTGaggtttttgcgcgttgcagttgcgtatgtcatcagtgttggctgcgtgattttcacgaatatgccatccttatgacacgcggttttgatgtttagaaaaagaaaggaaggaagtgcttttattttttccttcatttcttgtttttctgttgcgcgaatcacgctcgtcacacggaagtgcttccgggtGCCGTGCGCGAGttagtgacttcaatgggtgcgtgattcgcaaaAAACGGCCGAGTATAGgattgtcgtgagttttacgcagcgtgaaaatcacggaatgtctgaacggccccattgactaacaggtctgtgcgacgctaaacacgttcgtgtgattaAGGCCTAAGGGCGAGAACACACCCACATGCGGTGGCGAATGGCAGCACAATTTTGCCGATATTACCCTAAATCTTCAGTGACTCCGCTACCTGCGCCACCTTAATGGTTCTCCTCTTGTATTCTATATCCAAAACACACTGGACAGTCTGAGCGTATGGAATAAATGGGGGCTCAGGTAGAAGATTTGGGGCCCTATAATGTCATTATGTAAATAGCACAGATGGTTT belongs to Rhinoderma darwinii isolate aRhiDar2 chromosome 8, aRhiDar2.hap1, whole genome shotgun sequence and includes:
- the TIMM50 gene encoding mitochondrial import inner membrane translocase subunit TIM50 isoform X2, yielding MRRTYKYFKDYRQMIIEPTSPKLLPDPLKEPYYQPPYTLVLELKNVLLHPEWSLETGWRFKKRAGIDNLFQQLAPLYEIVIFTSETGMTAFPLIDSLDPHGFVSYRLFRDATRYSDGHHVKDISCLNRDPSCVVIVDCNREAFKLQPYNGLALKSWDGNSEDRALYDLTAFLKTIATSGVSDVRTVLENYSLEEDPLDAFKRRQTQLEQEEQQRLEELSQLSKRQSMSLGSIAGRFWPRSKQQ
- the TIMM50 gene encoding mitochondrial import inner membrane translocase subunit TIM50 isoform X1; this encodes MASSLVPACGRSVRLFLSSRAQLGCRQLSTGPGESVTGAVLQDKLRSQQKEPSSEDPQSNPQSEEQQKKQKENKARAKKIVLRAAGVVGVLGSGFMVYTFGSSAVDEEGHKIPDEFDNDTPVLQQMRRTYKYFKDYRQMIIEPTSPKLLPDPLKEPYYQPPYTLVLELKNVLLHPEWSLETGWRFKKRAGIDNLFQQLAPLYEIVIFTSETGMTAFPLIDSLDPHGFVSYRLFRDATRYSDGHHVKDISCLNRDPSCVVIVDCNREAFKLQPYNGLALKSWDGNSEDRALYDLTAFLKTIATSGVSDVRTVLENYSLEEDPLDAFKRRQTQLEQEEQQRLEELSQLSKRQSMSLGSIAGRFWPRSKQQ